The window TTTAGAGCTTTTGAAAATGGCAACAAATGGGTTttaataaactgttttaaactgttttgatGATAAGTAGTGACAAATGTATCTGTGCTCTCTAACCTGGGAACCTGTGCAGCAGGCTCAAGGTGGAATCTATGTTTTGATGCATGTAATTGGTTTATTagactcaaataaaaacatggaggaaaaataTGTTTCTCCTCAGGACTTATTGTGTTATCACAGGGGAAAAACTTATATTAAAGCAAGTTATTTAACCTCCTTACGTCAGCAGATGCAGCTTCACATTGTCTGATAAAACTATGACAGAAATGAGATGTGTGAGGTCCTCGCTGCAGGATTATCAGCTCTAGTCTGCCTCACCATGGTCACATGTATGTATTACAACTTTGTACCAACCAACAGctgtcacacaaaaaaaaaaactcaactcaATTTCCCAGATTTCCTCTTGTAGTTGCTtgtctataaaaataaaagcatgaatctTGGAAAATGTCTAAGTTAAGAACGTATCCTTAAGTTTTGGGCTGAAAAAGatttatgtaaataaagaagatttatgtaaataaatcttcttcagtttatatattttatgtaaatttaaatataaccatatttagtttttccaaaTGAATTTACaattcacaataaataaaaaaatataaaatagaatttCAGAAGCTttggcagaaaataaaagtaaatttaaacATACTAACAGTGTATaatggttaaaataataataaccataataatgcgttttattttgaagatttgTAAGGGAAGTGTTTGATCCGGGATCTCTTCTGGATCCTGATTGGTCCTCGCTGTCCTCCTCAGACCTGCAGGGACCAATCAGCGGCTccagctgcagacagatgtgctcctctctcctccggCTCAAGATGAGGCTGCGGCCGGTTGTTCTCACACTGACTCTCACGGTGACTCTCGCTTATTACGTTTACATCCCGCTGCCCGAGTCCATCCAGGAGCCGTGGAGGCTGATGCTGGTGGGCGCCGCCTTCAGGACATCGATGCATCTGGTAAGAGAGAAACGTTTTCATGGTAAATACGGAGTCAATTCTGGGGGGGTGCATGGTTGTAAATATCAGGAACACGTGAATGCAGCAGGggggcagctgcagcagtgatgctgaGGGGACGACATGGATGGATTCTGACTGCtgattaaatattgaatttaaaatgttcatggGAATGCTGGGCAATGGAAATAATAATCATGAAGTATTCAGCCAAGCTATATTATTAATActattatattttgaaaatgtttaaaaggaaATCTGGCAAATAATGTTTGAATGGTCCAGATAAAAAGGGGTATGTAGGGGGGGGTATGTCTTGCAGGTCTCAGGTAGGAAAGACCCCTGAGCAGAATTAAGGTTCCTGGGAGGTCAGAAGTGGGTTTGGGTAAATTGGGACTAATCCTGGTGGGCCACTGCATCTTTGGGCAGGtggttcattaaaaaaatccataaagtttttacagGCCCTGTCATGCGCCGAGAGCTGTCAAGGACCATTTCAGTTCTATAACATCCTTCCAGGGCCAGTCGGAAGAAAAGTTATGGGTCCACATTCAAACTCAACAATCCAATGGGGGACAAGTACTGTCCTTAATAAGCAATTTGAACCAAACTTGATCTCTTTTTGTTGTCCAGAGAAACTACATTTTAGgtgtctctcctctcgtctctgtcCTCAGGCCTCTCTGAGGGATTGGCTGGGCTGCGACGGTTATTTCAAGTTTGTCAGGTGGCCCTCGGAGAGCTTCTATGGCACGGGCAAGGTGGGGGACAGCTACGAGTCCGGCGGAGGGGTCGTGCCCGGAGTGAAGGTCAGCGACATCACTTTCGCGGGCATCCCGGTCAGAGTATACGAGCCCCCGGCCGGAGGGGAGGGCCACCTGAGGAGAGGGCTGATGTATTTTCATGGAGGAGACTGGGCCCTTGGCGGCACAGGTGAGTACGGACATTAGTAGAATAGTGAGGGTATACAGAACGTTTGTACCACAAATGTAAAACTTTCTTTGCACTACAGGTGTCAGTAATACAATATGCAAATATTTGCTCAATCAATTTCCCTGTATTTTCTTGATATTTGCTCAGTATTTAGTTGAGAAGGTCTAGTTTtaagagctttttttttattccctctgtcctctgcgaaggaggttttgttttttcgtCTGCTTTTGTCTGTTCGATTTTTAGTAGAGAATGTGTGGAGGGGTGAGGCTTGACCCGAGGGAGAAATAACCCTTTCAAATTTCTGACAGatccatttcttttctcttttgtaaaCATTGCGAGGGCGGTTTTCAACCTTTCCCTTAATTTCACTTTTGTTCATTTTGCTCTTCCACACTCCTCCATCCTTCGTTTTCTCTATCTCACTTCCTCAGAGAGGCGTTCAAGCGATGCCCTCAGCCGAACGGTGTCGGACGAGCTCAACACTGTTGTGGTCTCTGTTGTGTAAGTATGTGTCTCCTGCAGCCAGATGAGATATTAGATATTGTAGAAGTGTTATGACAGGTTTGGTGCTACTTGTTGTGACATGTAACCGACTGGAGTTACCCTTTTACTTTAGAACGTGCATATAATTGCATGATCCTACGCTGAAACATGTGCAACCATTGTCTTTCAGGTATCGTCTTTACCCGGAGGTGCACTTTCCCGTGCCATATTTAGACTGCCTCGCTGCTGCCAAACACTTCCTGTCCCCAGAGCTTCTGGCCAAGTACGCAATTGACCCTGAGCGTGTAGCCGTGTCAGGGGCCAGTACCGGAGGAAATCTGGCTGCTGCCGTCGCCCAGGAGGTAAACTGGAGCCGTCGCCTGTAGAAATGAGCGTCACAATGTAAATACGATGCAGGGAATTATGTGTTCGTACTTCTTCTCCAGATTTCCACTGACGACACTGTGAGTGTGAAGTTCAGCATCCAGGCCTTAATCTACCCGGCGCTCCAAACCCTGGACTTCAACACACCTTCCTACGTGCAGAACCAGGGCATACCCGTCCTCTACCGCCCCCTCATGGTTCGGTTTTGGCTGCGGTACCTCGGCGCTGACCTCTCCCTGCAGCCCCAGTTGCTGGTGAACAACCACAGCTCCTCACACCACTCGGCCGTCAGCCCAGAGCTGAGGGCGCGATCCGACTGGACCGTGCTCCTGCCCCCGAAATACAAGAGGAACCACAGGCCTCTCGTTGTCGGTAAAGGTTCACCGGGGCTGGTGAAGGAGGTGCCGGGGCTGCTGGATGCGCGGGTGTCGCCGCTGCTGGCAGGACCAGAGGTTTTGGCCAAATGCCCTCGGACGTACATCCTAACGTGCGAAAATGACGTGTTGAGGGACGATGGGCTCATGTACGCTCGGCGCCTACAGGACGCAGGGGTCACGGTTACCAATGACCACTATGAGGACGGCTTCCACGGATGTTTCAGCTTTATAGTCTGGCCAGTAGAGTTCGATGTGGGGAGGAGGGTGGTCCGGGGTTACCTCAACTGGCTGCAGAACAacttgtgagagtgtgtgtgtgcaaatgagtaatgagtgtgtgcatgtctgatTCTTTGAGACTTTAGATTTGCTGAAGGGATTTTTACGTCGATTCTTTGTGCTGAAACATATGATTTTAAGCTCAGGGCCGTCATGGGCGTCCAACATCACAGCCACAAGCTTTCCACTGAAGGATAAAATAACAAGATGGCTCCACATCAGCACTTCACTCATTCATACATTTAGACAAGAGTGTGTCACAAGGGTTGGAAATGATTTTATAAAGGTACGATAAACTCCCAAAATCAAAGGTTCATGTTTACAGTGGTTGATTTTATTGTTGTGGTGAGAAAAcaatgttcacatcaaacacaggacagatcattttctttttgtgatattaataataatattgtatttatggAAGTTAAGGTTATATACAAATAACACAATTATAAAACAAGTCACAGCGTACAACAGGGTTAAACCAtgatgacaacaacaaacaagaaaactTTATAAGTAAATAATTCAGATCATGATATTCTGTCTTTTCAATAAATTGTCTTCTCAAAAAAGGAAGTCATTACATTTCTTATAGACAGTAGTTGTACTTCTTCTGCTCCCTGCACGGCAGTAAAGTGACGTCTTCCCTGACAAATGATGCCACTTGAAAGTCACAAAGCAAAAGCTCGACAGCTTGATTCCATTCATGATTCACATTGTGTTGTATTACAGGATGTACTTTAGGTTTCTGAACAGGCCCCGAGGCTGCTATCAATAAAATGCCTTGCTACTTAAATGACTCCACAGGGAAAACTGTGGAAGTTGAACTCATCGCTGGAATTACATTCACTGTTTTAAAAGCACCACCAGTATACGGACTGTTTATAAAGTCTTATCGACaaactcaaagcactttataaagTTACACTCACATTCTGCATTTTCTATTACACTATCCTTTACTCTGAccggttcagtgtcttgcccatggacacttcggcatgcggacAGGGGgagccggggattgaaccaccaatcGTGATGACGAACCAGATGTCTCCAATTTGATTTTCAGTGACTCAACTTTTTTCTGAACCCGTCTCATTTGGGACATTGGTATTTTCTAGACATGCTTAtcatgcattaaaaaaagagagcaacTGATAAGATTGCTGGTAAAATTGTAATGTGTACAAAGAATTCAAAtggagaacatttttatttaaataaaggtgTCAATAATTACAATTAGGGATTCTATTCAGGACACTTCATCCAAATACATCGTTTAACCCATTATCATATGTCACCTTTAGTTTGAAGGTTTAGGTATAAATGCATAAAAATACTTGTGGGTTGCTAATTGCTTTTTTTGTGCTAATCACAAATATTTAGTGGTATCCAACACACCTACTAATAAAACACATATATTTCTACACAAGAAGGGAAGGGAGAACACTGTGGTTTAGATGACGCAGCTGCTAAATACATAATTACTGTGTAATTATTGCTTAAGAGAACAAACGCTCAGAGGTGCATCAGTCATGTTTATGATCAGATCATTTTCTGTTCTCTCACCTGAGGGGTTAGTGAATTCCTGGGTCACTAAACCCAGAAGCACCAAAAACCAATACAGCAGCGTCCTCTAGTGGTTTGGTAACAGCAGTACTCAAGTATGGTTGTGAAGTACTAGTACTTGACGTGACTATTTTCAATTGTATGTGAACCTTCCAAACACTGATGTGACGGTTAAAGTTTCCAGTTGTTTTGAATGATTTTGCTTTTACACACTAAATATACGACCAGCTTataaaatatgacatattttatatagactaaacaaacaaaatgtatagACATCCGTTAGAATTGAGAGCTTCACCTAAaccagccacagcagcaaaaTACTACTTATGTATTAAAACATTAGAAATGCAATAATAAAACATGGTCATGAAATACTTAAAGGTCCCATTTGTCTGCATGACAAATgcttttacttttgtacttttacttttgaagtCTCCAAGTGTACATTTCACTCTATAAATCCATATAATATGTGcattctttatattttcattctttatactttgcacagtttttgttttattttctatatctcaTATACTGTGATATGTTTGCTGCTATATGCATCCATCCAATTGAAAGTATATGCAAGGACTTATCATTTCATTACAACTTTAACTCAATGTCTGTACATGAAGACAGCTCACAAAAGAGAAGCATCCTAAAAGatctggatcaccccctggtggttggctgcagcaTTGCAACCTccatgtatttttatatatatatatatgggccaaactgaaaagaaaatgaaaactacaCGAAAAACTAATTTATCCTGAAAATTGTTAGTCATTTCAGGAAGTGCCAAACATGTTGGTTTATGTATTTCTGTAAATTTTTCttataagtttggttttaattagttgtttgagacgtaatgattgacagcaCAGCTCCACTACTACGCAGGATCTGGCTCCGAATGAcgtcaccagcacaagatggcggcccCTGTAttcgggatattttggcttcttttcCATATGATATTATAAttctaaatatagaaaaaatgCGATATACACTATATGAACACATAAATGTGATATTCAATTTCATGATTACCCTAAATGAAAACCTGGTGCTGATTtaatttttaactttaaatcttAAAGAAACTCTTAAGTTTGATAGAAATGATTGAGgattaaaacatcttttatttcctcccacattcacacactgtgtaGTTTCCTGTCGGGGGAAATACCCGCCCAGTGTCAGGCCCAGTCATTGGTGACAGTCTGTGtgctttgtgctgcagcagcattttTCAGCACCAGTCTGTTTTATAAAGGAGACAATGAGCAGCTGTGAAACTCAGATGGGAATTTAGGGAGATTCCATGACTTTAGCGGGAGGAACGCTGGGAGGAGAAGCCTTGAGGGAAGTAAAAGAGGAGTGGAAGGCCGAGGAAGGTGAACGGAGTGTGATCCATCCTCTAAAGCCATTTTCTGTCTTCTGGGTATAAATCAAGCACTTTGCTTCACAGGGCAGCAGCTTTCCTttccagagaagaagaagtagcagcagcagcagcagcagcagcagcagcagcagcagcactcctCAGGCTTTCCTGTTTCCAATTGTTCTTCAGCGTCAGGGCTGGTTGGGAAAATACTTAACGTTTTGAGTCACTGTGTATAAAAGCTTCAGTAGCTGAACTCTGCACATGTTCCACACAGGGACACGAGATTCTGGAGGTTTTGGAGCTTTTCAAAAGTTATACATGAATTGAGTTTTCGATCCTATTGCATTTTTCGGCAATAACCATAAAGTGTCAACTCTACACTCAGAAACTGGCTTAAAATGAGTGGGGaattgtgatgtcacaatgaaACCCCCCCTCAGGAATGTGACCTGGGTGTTGCTCTTCTGTAAAAGTGCAGAGTAAATAAAGATCATTCATTGAGGGGGAGTTTGGAAAATACAACGTTTtcagtggattttctttttatgccGACTGCGAAGTCTCGAAGTTGCTGCCTCCTGGTGCTTCCTGCATTAACGCACTCTGCGTAGTGAGGAGGCCCCTCTCTCCAATCTTTGCAATTTTGAAGTTGTCTCAAGTTGTCGGCTCTTTAGCTGCGCTCACTTTCCTTatgcagtaaaaatatattcatatttttcagatgtCAGATGCACCCTCCCCCCGTCAGATCTACACTGAACTCATAGAAAACTTGAATTCCCTTGTATTTATAATGCATATGAGgtttatatataatacatatcaAACCATTACTGATATCgattatcctttgagggtcacaaaGGGGCGCTGGAGCCGATCTCATTAGTGGTCTCTTATTAACCGAACCCCGATCTATGGACTGTGGGATGAAGCTGGAGTTACGCAAatacagggagaacatgcaaatgcCACACAgctgtgtatatatacagtcgtatatatataaaagtatacaaagttttatttgtaaatttttTTGTAATCCGATAAAGATTTAGATCTTTAGATCATTTTATGGCAGCAACATCTACACATCTGGGATTAAAACCTGTTGCATGTGGACACGTCtgccagaggtcaaaggtcaacagcTGACTGGACTgaagaaataacagaaacacaagtggCCCGATATTAAGGAAATAGCTAAAAAACACTGATGCATTTCCACTCGCACAATAACTCCCCAGACACATGTTCACacatggtctctctctctctgcctgcttGCCATGGGATTGTAGACAGGCATCTCTCTCAGGGTGTCATCTTCCCCGCCTGAGGCCAGACAGTCTCAATATATCActcaccttctccacctccctctctgcGAGCCTGGGAATTGATTCACTTCAGGGGAACGCAGGAAACGCTTATCGCTTTCTCTTCCGCATTTTAATCACTGAGGGGGAAACAAAGTAAATACTTCTTTTCCTCGAGACGTGGGCCGCTCGCAATTACGACCACATTTGCATACGCACGTCTTCGCGGTGAGAGCTGCTGTGGAATTTACGGTTGCACATGCATGACTCTGTTGATTGCGTGCACGCTGGTTCTGGTAGTTGGGAGGGTCGTCCCACTTCCTCACACTGACAATGGAGCCGGGGTGAGAGGTGAAGGAATGAAAGTACAGGAATCACTCAAGGTTAAGTCGTGCAGATTGAATGACTCCCCTGTGACAGATCCCGCTCAGTGCTACGCTGCAGCACTAACAATGGCGGGTCACTTGGCACTAATCTGCGAGCATTCTCTCAGATCATTTCACAATagcaggaaagagaagagaggaaaaaaaagcagtttttttatCTGACTTTCACGTTTTCATGCAGTGATGCTGCGTTCGTGGTAAACGGTCTGTTTAGAGCGTTTCCAGTCATATCGACCACTCAGAGctcaagtcacattcaccccaTCGCTTCTACACACAGAACTTTGTCTAtaacaccattcatacactgtcagggttcagtatcttgcccaaggggcCAGGGATATTGATCCACCAACCTTCTGGATAGTGGACAACcccctctacctcctgagccacagctttAGTGACCTCCACTCCTGTAAATCATTGCATGGATATATGACAATGTGAcatctttttttggggggggggggtactcCCATCTGCAAATGCAAACatatatacaaaaacacagtattagattgtgtttttcaatttatatacagtatataatcaCTCAATGAGATTGCATAATATATATTTCCActtcctttatttttatttcacctaaCTTAATGGAGCATGTTTAGTTATAGCCACATCTTATCTCATTTCCATATTTTAAGCtccatttaatatttaatattttattatattatatccaTTTATCTACGTACGGGCCTTGGTggatatatatatctatatatatgcTGTCATGTTAGACTGGTATATTCTACAAGAGGGCTTtcattggtttattttaattcatattttaattcatGCTACTCTTTATGCATAAgcttgaaaagtgctatatagaTACAATTTATTCATTGTAGTCATCTACAGGTGTTTTACTGATATAAAAgagaagctgaaaaaaaaatgtgaaaatagaaTTAAATTCCAGGAAAAAGGTCAAATATCTTCATCGGTGTTAAACTGCCAGAGATTTATTGTTTCCAGAGGCTCTGTGCTCTTCTTAAAAGCCTCGTCCAGCCAACAGTTATCTAATGCTGCCTTCACTCGCTCCTCATTTCGGAGACTGGAAGTCGTGAAAACCATTTGTGAAGCTTTTGAAGTGCTCCTGGCTGGaagtaataaagaaatagagcccgtaaaaaaaaaaaactatggcTGATGCTTGGAAATcaggatttaaaatgtcaccaaaGCTACTTTGAACTGCAGAAAGGAGGAGACGGCGTCGGAGACCAAAAGACAGTTGCACCTTTACCCACCTGCTGCACAGTAACTATAAGGGTCTCATAAAATGATAAGGCCACAGTTATGTTCCCTTTTCAAAGTCCTGTCATCACACATGTTTTTCATAGAAAGTAAAATATGCTTTGCGGCCTTTAGATGATCATTCCACTATCATCACATACGATTTTGTTTAACTCATTAATACTATcaggataagataagaagttCTTGACTGAAGACCAACGATCACAGGGCCTTTGTTGTCGGGGCCCCGACCCTCTGGAACAGATtacttgattttctttctttttgctaTTGTTACGTGTGTCTCTGTTATTTCTCTCCTTAGTCATTACTTTCAAATGAcgtagttttattttatctgctgtctttgtttttgtagcaGTTGCTTTAAGATGTGctttataataaagttattattattattattattattattattattattattattattattattattattattattattatccctTTGAGTGACGAGGGAGAAGAGTTTGAGAAGAATTGAAACCTGAACATCTCCACCTGCTGATGAAGCCTATGTGTGAtgatcaaaagctccagaaaagcCAATAAATTGACCTTGAAGTGTGTTATTagggaaaataagaaaataaccTGCTAGATATCTTAATAAAACTCTGCACCATCTTTGCATCAGGTTACAGCTAAATATCAAAAATGCAAAgatcatatatatatgatgtatatatagatatatttggCTTCAGCACCTCAAAGTTTTCCCTATTTTCGACGGCCCCTGAAGGGCCCTGGGAGTTGCATTAAATCTTCCTGCTTATTTCTGTCTAATAACAGTGACATCTTGAGGCTGTTGTAATCCTCcacacctcctctctgctccacctacaaactgctgctctggtttccggcctcctcctcctcctctctctctctctctctctctctctccccctctccagAGCAGAAATGCGGCAGAGCCTGATCTGACTTGTCCTGCCTGCTGGAAGCCTTTTCTCCACTCTCTCTTCTGGACTTTATTTGGGTGCTCTTCTCGCACC of the Hippoglossus stenolepis isolate QCI-W04-F060 chromosome 10, HSTE1.2, whole genome shotgun sequence genome contains:
- the nceh1a gene encoding neutral cholesterol ester hydrolase 1a, with the translated sequence MRLRPVVLTLTLTVTLAYYVYIPLPESIQEPWRLMLVGAAFRTSMHLASLRDWLGCDGYFKFVRWPSESFYGTGKVGDSYESGGGVVPGVKVSDITFAGIPVRVYEPPAGGEGHLRRGLMYFHGGDWALGGTERRSSDALSRTVSDELNTVVVSVVYRLYPEVHFPVPYLDCLAAAKHFLSPELLAKYAIDPERVAVSGASTGGNLAAAVAQEISTDDTVSVKFSIQALIYPALQTLDFNTPSYVQNQGIPVLYRPLMVRFWLRYLGADLSLQPQLLVNNHSSSHHSAVSPELRARSDWTVLLPPKYKRNHRPLVVGKGSPGLVKEVPGLLDARVSPLLAGPEVLAKCPRTYILTCENDVLRDDGLMYARRLQDAGVTVTNDHYEDGFHGCFSFIVWPVEFDVGRRVVRGYLNWLQNNL